A single region of the Marinobacter nanhaiticus D15-8W genome encodes:
- a CDS encoding PilZ domain-containing protein yields the protein MTVGGFGSSGDYSFGNEPETDREQRREFRLTGRVTVNLELESPDPDEGREARVTTCYTSDLSATGIRVVAREEVTEGAILPAYVELFRNGAKAAYTLMVEVVWCRACDDGLWQVGLHVLESDDTAVLEWLETMAQALEED from the coding sequence ATGACTGTTGGTGGCTTTGGTAGCTCCGGCGATTACAGTTTCGGCAATGAGCCTGAAACCGATAGGGAGCAGCGTCGAGAATTCCGGCTGACAGGACGGGTCACGGTTAACCTGGAGCTGGAATCTCCGGATCCGGACGAAGGCCGCGAAGCCCGCGTCACTACGTGTTATACCAGTGACCTCTCCGCTACAGGTATCCGCGTGGTCGCAAGAGAGGAGGTGACCGAAGGAGCGATCCTGCCGGCCTATGTGGAGCTATTCCGCAACGGTGCGAAAGCGGCCTATACCCTCATGGTCGAGGTGGTCTGGTGCAGGGCCTGTGACGATGGCTTGTGGCAGGTTGGATTGCATGTGCTCGAGTCCGATGACACGGCGGTGCTGGAGTGGCTCGAAACCATGGCGCAGGCACTCGAAGAGGACTGA
- a CDS encoding DUF1631 family protein, which translates to MVQKRAQIAGGAPSSPDVIQAILKGIRVPELPYPVTRPSEDAVPDWVPLLHAYWQDQRDERVVDMLDTGAMTWSVRQVNAAYLADRIMDVFLQKSGLHATLVQRTARLRFLLAWQIHEQGSDAVGDASPVHNWLDSLHTLRGWSDSGGRAARQLLNWLDTLVQVVDQCFAERTLEPFERFAKDWQKDQAQKEGRIDRLRQRLLETEKGAARQRSAEKIARALVGRALGNRQLPPAVTHFIDNYWLALLRQVIWAKGMASDNARHAAKLLEWMIWVSDPRLSDQDRDKLYQVGEQLGDKIGEVWSRVNKDPLPENALQGIELTMVARLRGTPVELEPVAGYTYETRWLNPPKVNEGDVEVYRGRWFVEGEGAQEQRLYFFAFLTDSLEVLWTNGEGVKLGLMDWTEFQDALARGRIRSLPDINHFADVVSETVKAMEQVLRSQLVKRRAAREKAEAQAAKVRAEREVAEQRRQEEEARLQAEEAEARAAEAAAARAREEAEQVRLEKERLTAARAQVDSLKLGGWIAVASEVLTEDEPSEPRKLKLAVRLNATGKLVFVDRLGLNRTEMTVDGLVDALVKGQARVMSSEAEFEDTLSRVVGRIRVGRS; encoded by the coding sequence GAAACGGGCCCAAATCGCGGGTGGCGCCCCATCCAGCCCGGATGTTATTCAGGCGATTCTCAAGGGTATTCGGGTGCCTGAGCTGCCTTATCCGGTGACCCGACCGAGTGAAGATGCCGTGCCGGACTGGGTTCCATTGCTACACGCCTATTGGCAGGACCAGCGTGACGAACGTGTGGTGGACATGCTCGACACCGGCGCCATGACCTGGTCGGTACGCCAGGTGAATGCGGCTTATCTCGCCGACCGCATCATGGACGTATTCCTGCAGAAGTCCGGGCTCCACGCGACCCTCGTTCAGCGCACTGCTCGACTGCGCTTCCTCCTGGCCTGGCAGATCCATGAACAGGGTTCCGACGCTGTCGGTGATGCCAGCCCCGTACATAACTGGCTTGATAGCCTGCATACACTGCGCGGCTGGAGTGATTCCGGCGGACGCGCCGCCCGTCAGCTCCTGAACTGGCTGGATACCTTGGTCCAGGTGGTCGACCAGTGTTTCGCCGAACGCACCCTCGAGCCGTTCGAGCGCTTTGCCAAAGACTGGCAAAAGGACCAGGCCCAGAAAGAAGGGCGAATTGATCGTCTGAGACAGCGCTTGCTGGAAACCGAAAAGGGCGCAGCTCGCCAACGATCAGCGGAGAAAATCGCCAGGGCTCTGGTCGGCCGAGCGCTGGGCAATCGCCAGTTGCCGCCGGCCGTCACCCATTTTATCGACAACTATTGGCTGGCCTTGCTGCGGCAGGTGATATGGGCAAAGGGTATGGCCAGCGACAATGCGCGCCATGCCGCCAAACTTCTCGAATGGATGATCTGGGTTTCGGACCCGCGCTTATCGGATCAAGATCGTGACAAGCTCTACCAGGTCGGTGAGCAGTTGGGCGACAAGATCGGCGAAGTCTGGTCGCGGGTCAACAAGGATCCGCTGCCGGAAAATGCACTGCAGGGTATCGAACTCACCATGGTTGCTCGTCTGCGGGGCACGCCAGTGGAGCTTGAGCCGGTGGCCGGGTATACCTACGAGACTCGCTGGCTGAATCCGCCGAAAGTGAACGAGGGCGACGTCGAAGTATACCGGGGGCGTTGGTTCGTCGAAGGTGAAGGGGCCCAGGAACAACGTCTCTATTTCTTCGCCTTCCTGACGGATTCCCTCGAAGTGCTTTGGACCAACGGCGAGGGCGTCAAGCTGGGCCTTATGGACTGGACCGAGTTCCAGGATGCCCTGGCTCGGGGACGAATTCGCAGCTTGCCGGACATCAATCACTTTGCCGACGTTGTCAGCGAGACGGTCAAGGCAATGGAGCAGGTGCTGCGGTCGCAGCTCGTCAAACGTCGCGCAGCACGGGAGAAAGCCGAGGCCCAGGCGGCAAAGGTCCGTGCAGAGCGGGAGGTAGCGGAGCAGCGGCGCCAGGAAGAGGAGGCCCGTCTCCAGGCGGAAGAAGCCGAAGCGAGGGCGGCGGAGGCGGCGGCAGCCAGGGCACGGGAAGAAGCCGAACAGGTACGCCTGGAGAAAGAGAGACTGACAGCGGCGCGTGCGCAGGTGGACAGTCTCAAGTTGGGTGGCTGGATAGCGGTCGCCAGCGAGGTGCTGACCGAGGACGAGCCGTCCGAGCCGCGCAAGCTGAAGCTCGCCGTGCGTCTCAATGCGACCGGTAAACTGGTTTTTGTTGACCGTCTGGGGTTGAATCGGACAGAAATGACGGTCGATGGACTCGTTGACGCCCTCGTCAAGGGCCAGGCCCGCGTCATGAGCAGCGAGGCCGAATTCGAAGATACGCTTTCGCGTGTGGTTGGGCGAATCAGGGTAGGTCGATCATGA